In Patagioenas fasciata isolate bPatFas1 chromosome 18, bPatFas1.hap1, whole genome shotgun sequence, a genomic segment contains:
- the KCNJ16 gene encoding inward rectifier potassium channel 16: protein MRKTTEHGGCYRPVNTRGNKLSYRGTCKESSEMGMKRPQKRFLHKDGSCNVYFKHIFGEWESYVVDIFTTLVDIKWRHMFVIFSLSYVLSWLFFGLVFWLIAMQHGDLLNEEEITPCVANVHSFTGAFLFSLETQTTIGYGYRCVTEECSVAILMVILQSVLSCIIDTFIIGAALAKMATARKRAQTIRFSYYAVVGLRDDKFCLMWRIGDFRPNHMVEGSVRAQLLRYREDKDGRMTMEYKDLKLLNDQIILVTPVTVVHEIDSESPLYGLDRKALAKDNFEILVTFVYTGDSTGTSHQSRSSYVPREILWGHRFNDVLHVKKKYYKVDCLQFEETTEVYAPHCSAMQLDRKEQEWSRIGKTREKETETSTLEIKTFNTNQKSFSAVALITSCKDPEDPVTAVDQPSEEVSYQKAAVTLSRLSLESQI from the coding sequence ATGAGAAAGACGACTGAACACGGTGGTTGCTATAGGCCCGTAAACACCCGGGGAAATAAGCTCAGTTACCGAGGCACTTGTAAAGAAAGCTCTGAAATGGGGATGAAAAGACCGCAGAAGCGATTTCTCCACAAGGATGGCAGCTGCAACGTGTACTTCAAACACATCTTTGGGGAATGGGAGAGCTACGTGGTGGACATTTTTACCACGCTGGTGGACATCAAGTGGCGCCATATGTTTGTGATATTCTCCTTGTCCTATGTTCTTTCGTGGTTGTTCTTTGGACTAGTCTTCTGGCTGATAGCAATGCAACACGGAGATTTACTCAATGAGGAAGAAATAACCCCCTGTGTTGCAAATGTCCATAGCTTCACAGGAGCTTTCCTGTTCTCCCTGGAAACCCAAACGACCATCGGTTATGGTTATCGCTGTGTCACAGAAGAGTGCTCTGTCGCAATCCTCATGGTTATCCTACAGTCGGTATTAAGCTGCATTATTGACACTTTCATAATCGGAGCAGCCTTGGCCAAAATGGCCACGGCTCGAAAAAGAGCTCAAACCATTCGTTTCAGCTATTACGCTGTAGTCGGCTTAAGGGATGATAAATTCTGCTTGATGTGGCGTATTGGTGATTTCCGACCAAACCACATGGTCGAGGGCTCTGTCCGAGCTCAGCTCCTGCGCTACAGGGAGGACAAGGACGGGAGAATGACCATGGAATACAAGGACTTGAAGCTGCTAAATGACCAGATTATCCTTGTTACACCAGTGACAGTCGTACATGAAATTGATAGCGAGAGCCCCTTGTATGGTCTAGACCGGAAAGCTCTGGCCAAGGACAACTTTGAAATCTTGGTCACATTTGTCTACACAGGTGATTCAACAGGAACTTCCCATCAGTCAAGAAGCTCGTATGTCCCCAGAGAGATTCTTTGGGGCCATAGGTTTAATGATGTGTTGCACGTAAAGAAAAAATACTATAAGGTGGATTGCTTACAGTTTGAAGAAACCACAGAAGTTTACGCCCCTCACTGCAGTGCCATGCAACTGGATCGGAAGGAGCAAGAGTGGAGCCGAATCGGGAAAACAcgggaaaaagaaacagagacatCAACACTGGAGATCAAGACATTTAATACTAACCAAAAGTCATTTAGTGCGGTTGCTCTCATCACCAGTTGTAAAGATCCAGAAGACCCAGTGACAGCTGTCGATCAGCCTTCTGAAGAAGTTTCTTATCAGAAAGCGGCTGTGACCTTGAGTAGGCTGTCACTAGAGTCCCAAATCTAG